From one Gracilinanus agilis isolate LMUSP501 chromosome 5, AgileGrace, whole genome shotgun sequence genomic stretch:
- the LOC123248512 gene encoding serine-threonine kinase receptor-associated protein, with translation MAMRQTPLTCSGHTRPVVDLAFSGITPYGYFLISACKDGKPMLRQGDTGDWIGTFLGHKGAVWGATLNKDATKAATAAADFTAKVWDAVSGDELMTLAHKHIVKSVDFTQDSNYLLTGGQDKLLRIYDLNKSEAEPKEISGHTSGIKKALWCRDDTQILSADDKTVRLWDRATMTEVKSLNFNMSVSSMEYIPEGEILVITYGRSIAFHSAASLEPIKSFEAPAPINSASLHPEKEFLVAGGEDFKLYKYDYNSGEELESYKGHFGPIHCVRFSADGELYASGSEDGTLRLWQTVVGKTYGLWKCVLPEEESGELAKPKISFPETTEEELEDLGSENSDSIYSSTPEVKA, from the exons atgGCGATGAGGCAGACCCCGCTCACCTGCTCCGGGCACACGCGGCCTGTGGTGGATCTGGCCTTCAGTGGCATCACTCCCTATGGCTATTTCCTAATCAGCGCCTGCAAAG atggTAAACCTATGCTGCGCCAAGGAGATACAGGAGACTGGATTGGAACATTTTTGGGTCATAAGGGTGCTGTATGGGGTGCAACATTGAATAAAGATGCCACAAAAGCAGCTACAGCAGCTGCAGATTTTACAGC cAAAGTGTGGGATGCTGTTTCAGGAGATGAACTGATGACCTTGGCTCATAAACACATTGTCAAGAGTGTGGATTTCACTCAG gatagCAACTATCTATTGACAGGTGGACAGGATAAACTCTTACGCATATATGATTTGAACAAATCTGAAGCAG AACCTAAGGAAATCAGTGGTCACACCTCTGGTATTAAAAAGGCTTTGTGGTGTAGGGATGATACACAGATTCTTTCAGCTGATGACAAAACTGTCCG CCTCTGGGATAGAGCGACGATGACAGAAGTAAAGTCTCTAAATTTTAATATGTCAGTTAGCAGTATGGAATATATTCCTGAAGGAGAGATTCTGGTAATAACTTATGGGAGATCTATTGCTTTTCATAGTGCAGCAAG tTTGGAGCCAATTAAATCCTTTGAAGCTCCTGCTCCCATCAATTCTGCATCTCTTCATCCTGAGAAAGAATTTCTTGTTGCGGGTGGTGAAGATTTtaagctttataaatatgattataatagtgGAGAAGAGTTAG AATCCTATAAAGGGCACTTTGGTCCTATTCACTGTGTGAGGTTTAGTGCTGATGGAGAACTATATGCTAGTGGTTCTGAGGACGGGACATTGAGACTATGGCAGACTGTGGTAGGGAAAACATATGGCCTTTGGAAATGTGTGCTTCCTG AAGAGGAGAGTGGAGAGCTAGCAAAACCGAAGATCAGTTTTCCAGAGACAACAGAAGAGGAGCTAG AAGATCTTGGCTCAGAAAATTCAGATTCCATCTATAGCTCAACCCCTGAAGTGAAGGCCTGA